Proteins encoded in a region of the Phacochoerus africanus isolate WHEZ1 chromosome 8, ROS_Pafr_v1, whole genome shotgun sequence genome:
- the PRDM2 gene encoding PR domain zinc finger protein 2 isoform X5 codes for MQLAEPLCRTLQEPDGKKKSQENKNKANKTEDTQLKTSEPDSSSANMRDSAEGPQDEDEKPSASAVEQPAIPQEAGSQDVLPERGVPAPACEPQTGPEAELEAARCEANDVEEEEEEEEEEEEELEDEGDTVADVPNESSPKEPEIRCEEKPEDLLEEPKALLKETPEASPEVTPVSTVPRAKEEANGDVFETFLFPCQHCERKFTTKQGLERHTHIHLSTVNHAFKCKYCGKAFGTQINRRRHERRHEAGLKRKPSLTPPQPEDPADGPAPGDAAAPREDVPPPALGQDCLALHSEKASQETVRSSVAEENGDVKELHPCKYCKKVFGTHTNMRRHQRRVHERHLIPKGVRRKGGLLEEPRPPAGQAPPAQSVYVPSTEPEEEGEADDVYIMDISSNISENLNYYIDGKIPTSSSTSNCDVIEMESGPADVYGINCLLAPVTVEITQNIKTTQAPVTDDLPKEPSSSTNSESKKRRTTSPPVLPKIKAEAESEPVAASCSLSLPLSIATTEAVSFHKEKSVYLSSKLKQLLQTQEKLTPPAGISAAEIPKLGPVCVSAPASMLPVTSSRFKRRTSSPPSSPQHSPALRDFGKPGDGKATWTEAVLSSKKPKLESHSNSPAWSLSGRDERETGSPPGFDDYKVPKEWAASSSFSNVCNQQPLDLSSGVKQKAEGMGKTPVQWESVLDLSVHKKPCSDSEGKEFKENHLVQPACNAAKKKKPTTCMLQKVLLNEYNGVDLPVENAPDVTRSPSPCKPPDPHPDPDLLGPDSGLSAPAAESPPEVSPRSPAPQTSSLSSGQLPPLLTPTNPSSPPPCPPVLTVATPPPPLLPTLPLPAASSGTSPHACPSPLSNATAQSPLPILSPTVSPSPSPIPSVEPLPSAASPGPPTLSSSSSSSSSSFSSSSSSSSPSPPPLSAVSSVVSSGDNLEASLPMISFKQEELENEDLKAREEAQAAAERAVVQETFNKNFVCNVCESPFLSIKDLTKHLSVHAEEWPFKCEFCVQLFKAKTDLSEHRFLLHGVGNIFVCSVCKKEFAFLCNLQQHQRDLHPDEACTHHEFESGTLRPQNFTDPSKARAEHMQGLPEDPLETSKEEEELNDSSEELYTTIKIMASGIKTKDPDVRLGLNQHYPSFKPPPFQYHHRSPLGIGVTATNFTTHNIPQTFTTAIRCTKCGKGVDNMPELHKHILACASASDKKRYTPKKNPVPLKQTVQPKNGVVVLDNAGKNAFRRMGQPKRLNFSVELSKMSSNKLKLNALKKKNQLVQKAILQKNKSAKQKADLKHAPEAASHICPYCSREFTYIGSLNKHAAFSCPKKPLSPSKKKVSHSSKKGGHPSPVGSDKSSSSSSHRRRTADAEIKMQSVQAPLGKTRARSSGPTSLPPPASSFRSKQNVKFAASVKSKKPSSSLRNSSPIRMAKVTHSEAKKPKAAAKNHAAQLSGKTSRSLHVRAQKSRAVLQSKSALASKKRTDRFNVKSRERSGGPITRSLQLAAAADPSESRREDSGGKQELKDLSYSLRLASRCPPPAASYITRQCRNVKATAAAQFQGSLFKE; via the exons ggaagaaaaaatcccaagagaataaaaacaaagcaaacaaaaccgaAGATACACAACTGAAGACAAGTGAGCCAGATTCCAGCTCTGCAAATATGAGAGATTCTGCGGAAG GCCCCCAAGACGAAGACGAGAAGCCTTCAGCCTCTGCAGTTGAGCAGCCGGCCATCCCGCAGGAGGCTGGGAGTCAGGATGTGCTTCCAGAGCGCGgggtccctgcccctgcctgcGAGCCCCAGACTGGACCAGAAGCGGAGCTGGAAGCCGCACGTTGTGAGGCCAATgatgtggaggaggaggaggaggaggaagaggaggaagaggaggagctggaAGATGAGGGGGACACAGTAGCTGACGTGCCAAATGAAAGTTCCCCAAAGGAGCCTGAGATACGGTGTGAAGAGAAGCCAGAGGATTTATTAGAAGAACCAAAAGCGCTTTTGAAGGAAACTCCCGAGGCCTCCCCAGAGGTAACCCCTGTTAGCACTGTTCCCAGAGCTAAAGAGGAGGCCAACGGCGACGTGTTTGAAACGTTCCTGTTTCCATGTCAGCACTGCGAGAGGAAGTTCACCACCAAACAGGGGCTGGAGCGGCACACGCACATCCACCTGTCCACCGTCAACCACGCCTTCAAGTGCAAGTACTGCGGCAAGGCCTTCGGCACGCAGATCAACAGGAGGCGGCACGAGCGGCGCCACGAGGCGGGGCTGAAGCGGAAACCCAGCCTGACACCGCCGCAGCCCGAGGACCCCGCTGACGGCCCGGCGCCCGGGGACGCGGCCGCCCCCAGGGAGGACGTGCCTCCTCCCGCGCTTGGGCAAGACTGTCTGGCCTTGCATTCGGAGAAAGCCTCGCAAGAAACGGTCCGTTCCTCTGTTGCAGAAGAGAACGGGGACGTCAAAGAGCTGCATCCATGCAAATACTGTAAGAAGGTTTTTGGGACTCACACCAACATGCGGCGGCACCAGCGACGAGTGCACGAGCGCCATCTCATCCCCAAGGGCGTGCGGCGGAAAGGCGGCCTCCTGGAGGAGCCTCGGCCCCCGGCTGGGCAGGCACCCCCTGCCCAGAGCGTCTACGTGCCCAGCACGGAgccggaggaggagggggaggcggaCGACGTGTACATCATGGACATCTCCAGCAACATCTCCGAAAACCTCAATTACTACATCGACGGCAAGattcccaccagcagcagcacGAGTAACTGTGACGTCATTGAGATGGAATCCGGCCCCGCAGACGTGTACGGCATAAACTGTCTGCTCGCGCCCGTTACCGTGGAAATTACTCAAAACATAAAGACCACACAGGCCCCCGTCACAGACGATCTTCCTAAGGAGCCTTCCAGCAGCACAAACAGTGAGTCCAAGAAGCGCAGAACCACTAGTCCTCCCGTGTTACCCAAGATCAAAGCTGAAGCCGAGTCCGAGCCCGtagctgcctcctgctccttgaGCCTGCCCCTCAGCATAGCGACGACAGAGGCCGTGTCCTTCCACAAAGAGAAAAGCGTATATTTGTCATCGAAGCTCAAACAGCTTCTTCAAACCCAGGAGAAACTAACTCCCCCCGCAGGGATTTCAGCCGCTGAGATACCCAAGTTGGGTCCTGTTTGCGTGTCCGCTCCTGCCTCGATGCTGCCTGTGACCTCGAGCAGGTTTAAGAGGCGGACCAGCTCTCCGCCCAGCTCTCCCCAGCACAGTCCTGCCCTCCGAGACTTCGGAAAGCCAGGCGACGGGAAAGCCACGTGGACGGAGGCAGTTCTAAGTTCCAAAAAGCCCAAATTGGAAAGTCATAGCAACTCCCCAGCCTGGAGTTTGTCTGGGAGAGACGAGAGGGAAACTGGGAGCCCGCCAGGCTTTGATGACTATAAAGTACCTAAAGAGTGGGCAGCTAGTTCTTCCTTTAGCAATGTGTGCAACCAGCAGCCGCTGGATTTATCGAGCGGTGTAAAACAGAAGGCTGAGGGTATGGGCAAGACGCCGGTCCAGTGGGAGTCTGTGTTGGATCTCAGCGTGCATAAAAAGCCTTGCAGTGACTCCGAAGGCAAGGAGTTCAAAGAGAATCACTTGGTGCAGCCAGCCTGCAATGCcgcaaagaaaaagaagccaaccACTTGCATGCTGCAGAAGGTTCTTCTCAATGAATACAACGGCGTCGATTTACCTGTAGAAAATGCTCCGGATGTGACCAGGAGCCCCAGTCCTTGTAAACCCCCAGATCCCCATCCGGATCCTGACCTCCTTGGTCCTGACTCTGGTTTATCTGCCCCGGCTGCTGAGTCTCCTCCTGAGGTTTCTCCTCGGTCACCTGCCCCGCAGACGTCTTCCCTTTCTTCTGGGCAGCTGCCGCCTCTCTTAACCCCAACCAAtccctcttcccctccacccTGTCCTCCTGTGTTAACCGTGGCTacgccaccccctcccctgcttccTACTCTCCCTCTTCCAGCCGCCTCCTCTGGGACATCCCCTCATGCCTGTCCTTCTCCTCTCTCGAATGCCACCGCCCAGTCCCCGCTTCCGATTCTGTCCCCGACGGTGTCTCCCTCGCCGTCTCCCATTCCTTCCGTGGAGCCCCTTCCGTCTGCTGCTTCACCTGGGCCTCCGACCCTCTcttcgtcctcctcctcctcctcatcttccttctcttcgtcgtcgtcctcctcctccccctcaccGCCTCCTCTCTCCGCAGTCTCCTCTGTGGTGTCCTCGGGGGATAACCTGGAAGCCTCTCTCCCCATGATCTCTTTCAAGCAGGAGGAGTTAGAGAACGAGGATCTGAAAGCCAGGGAAGAAGCCCAGGCTGCCGCGGAGCGGGCTGTCGTTCAGGAGACATTCAACAAAAACTTTGTCTGCAACGTCTGTGAATCgccttttctttccattaaagATCTAACCAAACATTTATCCGTTCATGCTGAAGAATGGCCCTTCAAATGTGAATTTTGTGTGCAACTCTTTAAGGCTAAAACTGATTTGTCAGAACATCGCTTTTTGCTTCATGGAGTGGGGAATATCTTTGTGTGTTCGGTTTGTaaaaaagaatttgctttttTGTGCAATTTGCAGCAGCACCAGCGCGACCTCCACCCAGATGAGGCGTGCACACACCACGAGTTTGAAAGTGGCACCCTGAGGCCCCAGAACTTTACAGATCCCAGCAAGGCACGTGCGGAGCACATGCAGGGTTTGCCGGAAGATCCTTTGGAAACATCTAAGGAAGAAGAGGAGTTGAACGATTCTTCCGAAGAGCTTTACACGACCATAAAAATAATGGCTTCTGGAATAAAGACAAAAGATCCGGATGTCCGATTGGGTCTCAATCAGCATTACCCGAGCTTTAAACCGCCTCCATTTCAGTACCATCACCGCAGCCCCCTGGGCATTGGCGTGACGGCCACAAATTTCACGACACACAACATCCCGCAGACGTTTACCACCGCCATCCGCTGCACCAAGTGTGGGAAGGGTGTGGACAACATGCCCGAGCTGCACAAACACATCCTGGCGTGTGCTTCCGCTAGCGACAAGAAGAGGTACACCCCCAAGAAGAACCCCGTCCCGTTGAAGCAGACCGTGCAGCCCAAAAACGGCGTGGTGGTTTTGGACAACGCCGGGAAGAATGCCTTCAGACGCATGGGGCAGCCCAAAAGGCTGAACTTCAGCGTCGAGCTCAGCAAGATGTCCTCGAATAAGCTCAAATTAAATGcgttgaagaaaaaaaaccagcttGTCCAGAAAGCAATCCTTCAAAAAAACAAATCTGCCAAGCAGAAGGCCGACCTAAAACATGCCCCCGAGGCCGCCTCGCACATCTGCCCGTACTGCAGCCGAGAGTTCACGTACATCGGCAGCCTGAACAAGCACGCCGCCTTCAGCTGTCCCAAAAAGCCTCTttccccttccaaaaaaaaagtttcccattCATCCAAGAAAGGTGGGCATCCGTCCCCTGTGGGTAGTgacaaaagcagcagcagcagcagccaccgCCGAAGGACCGCGGATGCGGAGATTAAAATGCAGAGCGTGCAGGCGCCCCTGGGCAAGACCAGAGCCCGCAGCTCGGGCCCCACGTCGCTCCCGCCGCCTGCCTCGTCCTTCAGGTCCAAGCAGAATGTTAAGTTCGCAGCTTCGGTTAAGTCCAAAAAACCAAGCTCATCTTTAAGGAACTCAAGCCCCATCCGAATGGCCAAAGTGACTCACAGCGAGGCCAAGAAACCCAAAGCTGCAGCCAAGAACCACGCCGCCCAGCTCTCGGGCAAGACGTCTCGGAGCCTGCACGTGAGGGCACAGAAAAGCCGGGCTGTCCTACAGAGCAAGTCGGCCCTGGCTAGTAAGAAAAGAACAGACCGGTTCAATGTCAAATCTAGAGAACGGAGCGGTGGGCCGATCACCCGCAGCCTGCAGCTGGCAGCCGCTGCGGACCCCAGcgagagcaggagggaggacaGCGGGGGCAAGCAGGAGCTGAAGGACTTGAG
- the PRDM2 gene encoding PR domain zinc finger protein 2 isoform X6: MWEVYYPNLGWMCIDATDPEKGNWLRYVNWACSGEEQNLFPLEINRAIYYKTLKPIAPGEELLVWYNGEDNPEIAAAIEEERASARSKRSSPKSRKGKKKSQENKNKANKTEDTQLKTSEPDSSSANMRDSAEGPQDEDEKPSASAVEQPAIPQEAGSQDVLPERGVPAPACEPQTGPEAELEAARCEANDVEEEEEEEEEEEEELEDEGDTVADVPNESSPKEPEIRCEEKPEDLLEEPKALLKETPEASPEVTPVSTVPRAKEEANGDVFETFLFPCQHCERKFTTKQGLERHTHIHLSTVNHAFKCKYCGKAFGTQINRRRHERRHEAGLKRKPSLTPPQPEDPADGPAPGDAAAPREDVPPPALGQDCLALHSEKASQETVRSSVAEENGDVKELHPCKYCKKVFGTHTNMRRHQRRVHERHLIPKGVRRKGGLLEEPRPPAGQAPPAQSVYVPSTEPEEEGEADDVYIMDISSNISENLNYYIDGKIPTSSSTSNCDVIEMESGPADVYGINCLLAPVTVEITQNIKTTQAPVTDDLPKEPSSSTNSESKKRRTTSPPVLPKIKAEAESEPVAASCSLSLPLSIATTEAVSFHKEKSVYLSSKLKQLLQTQEKLTPPAGISAAEIPKLGPVCVSAPASMLPVTSSRFKRRTSSPPSSPQHSPALRDFGKPGDGKATWTEAVLSSKKPKLESHSNSPAWSLSGRDERETGSPPGFDDYKVPKEWAASSSFSNVCNQQPLDLSSGVKQKAEGMGKTPVQWESVLDLSVHKKPCSDSEGKEFKENHLVQPACNAAKKKKPTTCMLQKVLLNEYNGVDLPVENAPDVTRSPSPCKPPDPHPDPDLLGPDSGLSAPAAESPPEVSPRSPAPQTSSLSSGQLPPLLTPTNPSSPPPCPPVLTVATPPPPLLPTLPLPAASSGTSPHACPSPLSNATAQSPLPILSPTVSPSPSPIPSVEPLPSAASPGPPTLSSSSSSSSSSFSSSSSSSSPSPPPLSAVSSVVSSGDNLEASLPMISFKQEELENEDLKAREEAQAAAERAVVQETFNKNFVCNVCESPFLSIKDLTKHLSVHAEEWPFKCEFCVQLFKAKTDLSEHRFLLHGVGNIFVCSVCKKEFAFLCNLQQHQRDLHPDEACTHHEFESGTLRPQNFTDPSKARAEHMQGLPEDPLETSKEEEELNDSSEELYTTIKIMASGIKTKDPDVRLGLNQHYPSFKPPPFQYHHRSPLGIGVTATNFTTHNIPQTFTTAIRCTKCGKGVDNMPELHKHILACASASDKKRYTPKKNPVPLKQTVQPKNGVVVLDNAGKNAFRRMGQPKRLNFSVELSKMSSNKLKLNALKKKNQLVQKAILQKNKSAKQKADLKHAPEAASHICPYCSREFTYIGSLNKHAAFSCPKKPLSPSKKKVSHSSKKGGHPSPVGSDKSSSSSSHRRRTADAEIKMQSVQAPLGKTRARSSGPTSLPPPASSFRSKQNVKFAASVKSKKPSSSLRNSSPIRMAKVTHSEAKKPKAAAKNHAAQLSGKTSRSLHVRAQKSRAVLQSKSALASKKRTDRFNVKSRERSGGPITRSLQLAAAADPSESRREDSGGKQELKDLSYSLRLASRCPPPAASYITRQCRNVKATAAAQFQGSLFKE, translated from the exons ggaagaaaaaatcccaagagaataaaaacaaagcaaacaaaaccgaAGATACACAACTGAAGACAAGTGAGCCAGATTCCAGCTCTGCAAATATGAGAGATTCTGCGGAAG GCCCCCAAGACGAAGACGAGAAGCCTTCAGCCTCTGCAGTTGAGCAGCCGGCCATCCCGCAGGAGGCTGGGAGTCAGGATGTGCTTCCAGAGCGCGgggtccctgcccctgcctgcGAGCCCCAGACTGGACCAGAAGCGGAGCTGGAAGCCGCACGTTGTGAGGCCAATgatgtggaggaggaggaggaggaggaagaggaggaagaggaggagctggaAGATGAGGGGGACACAGTAGCTGACGTGCCAAATGAAAGTTCCCCAAAGGAGCCTGAGATACGGTGTGAAGAGAAGCCAGAGGATTTATTAGAAGAACCAAAAGCGCTTTTGAAGGAAACTCCCGAGGCCTCCCCAGAGGTAACCCCTGTTAGCACTGTTCCCAGAGCTAAAGAGGAGGCCAACGGCGACGTGTTTGAAACGTTCCTGTTTCCATGTCAGCACTGCGAGAGGAAGTTCACCACCAAACAGGGGCTGGAGCGGCACACGCACATCCACCTGTCCACCGTCAACCACGCCTTCAAGTGCAAGTACTGCGGCAAGGCCTTCGGCACGCAGATCAACAGGAGGCGGCACGAGCGGCGCCACGAGGCGGGGCTGAAGCGGAAACCCAGCCTGACACCGCCGCAGCCCGAGGACCCCGCTGACGGCCCGGCGCCCGGGGACGCGGCCGCCCCCAGGGAGGACGTGCCTCCTCCCGCGCTTGGGCAAGACTGTCTGGCCTTGCATTCGGAGAAAGCCTCGCAAGAAACGGTCCGTTCCTCTGTTGCAGAAGAGAACGGGGACGTCAAAGAGCTGCATCCATGCAAATACTGTAAGAAGGTTTTTGGGACTCACACCAACATGCGGCGGCACCAGCGACGAGTGCACGAGCGCCATCTCATCCCCAAGGGCGTGCGGCGGAAAGGCGGCCTCCTGGAGGAGCCTCGGCCCCCGGCTGGGCAGGCACCCCCTGCCCAGAGCGTCTACGTGCCCAGCACGGAgccggaggaggagggggaggcggaCGACGTGTACATCATGGACATCTCCAGCAACATCTCCGAAAACCTCAATTACTACATCGACGGCAAGattcccaccagcagcagcacGAGTAACTGTGACGTCATTGAGATGGAATCCGGCCCCGCAGACGTGTACGGCATAAACTGTCTGCTCGCGCCCGTTACCGTGGAAATTACTCAAAACATAAAGACCACACAGGCCCCCGTCACAGACGATCTTCCTAAGGAGCCTTCCAGCAGCACAAACAGTGAGTCCAAGAAGCGCAGAACCACTAGTCCTCCCGTGTTACCCAAGATCAAAGCTGAAGCCGAGTCCGAGCCCGtagctgcctcctgctccttgaGCCTGCCCCTCAGCATAGCGACGACAGAGGCCGTGTCCTTCCACAAAGAGAAAAGCGTATATTTGTCATCGAAGCTCAAACAGCTTCTTCAAACCCAGGAGAAACTAACTCCCCCCGCAGGGATTTCAGCCGCTGAGATACCCAAGTTGGGTCCTGTTTGCGTGTCCGCTCCTGCCTCGATGCTGCCTGTGACCTCGAGCAGGTTTAAGAGGCGGACCAGCTCTCCGCCCAGCTCTCCCCAGCACAGTCCTGCCCTCCGAGACTTCGGAAAGCCAGGCGACGGGAAAGCCACGTGGACGGAGGCAGTTCTAAGTTCCAAAAAGCCCAAATTGGAAAGTCATAGCAACTCCCCAGCCTGGAGTTTGTCTGGGAGAGACGAGAGGGAAACTGGGAGCCCGCCAGGCTTTGATGACTATAAAGTACCTAAAGAGTGGGCAGCTAGTTCTTCCTTTAGCAATGTGTGCAACCAGCAGCCGCTGGATTTATCGAGCGGTGTAAAACAGAAGGCTGAGGGTATGGGCAAGACGCCGGTCCAGTGGGAGTCTGTGTTGGATCTCAGCGTGCATAAAAAGCCTTGCAGTGACTCCGAAGGCAAGGAGTTCAAAGAGAATCACTTGGTGCAGCCAGCCTGCAATGCcgcaaagaaaaagaagccaaccACTTGCATGCTGCAGAAGGTTCTTCTCAATGAATACAACGGCGTCGATTTACCTGTAGAAAATGCTCCGGATGTGACCAGGAGCCCCAGTCCTTGTAAACCCCCAGATCCCCATCCGGATCCTGACCTCCTTGGTCCTGACTCTGGTTTATCTGCCCCGGCTGCTGAGTCTCCTCCTGAGGTTTCTCCTCGGTCACCTGCCCCGCAGACGTCTTCCCTTTCTTCTGGGCAGCTGCCGCCTCTCTTAACCCCAACCAAtccctcttcccctccacccTGTCCTCCTGTGTTAACCGTGGCTacgccaccccctcccctgcttccTACTCTCCCTCTTCCAGCCGCCTCCTCTGGGACATCCCCTCATGCCTGTCCTTCTCCTCTCTCGAATGCCACCGCCCAGTCCCCGCTTCCGATTCTGTCCCCGACGGTGTCTCCCTCGCCGTCTCCCATTCCTTCCGTGGAGCCCCTTCCGTCTGCTGCTTCACCTGGGCCTCCGACCCTCTcttcgtcctcctcctcctcctcatcttccttctcttcgtcgtcgtcctcctcctccccctcaccGCCTCCTCTCTCCGCAGTCTCCTCTGTGGTGTCCTCGGGGGATAACCTGGAAGCCTCTCTCCCCATGATCTCTTTCAAGCAGGAGGAGTTAGAGAACGAGGATCTGAAAGCCAGGGAAGAAGCCCAGGCTGCCGCGGAGCGGGCTGTCGTTCAGGAGACATTCAACAAAAACTTTGTCTGCAACGTCTGTGAATCgccttttctttccattaaagATCTAACCAAACATTTATCCGTTCATGCTGAAGAATGGCCCTTCAAATGTGAATTTTGTGTGCAACTCTTTAAGGCTAAAACTGATTTGTCAGAACATCGCTTTTTGCTTCATGGAGTGGGGAATATCTTTGTGTGTTCGGTTTGTaaaaaagaatttgctttttTGTGCAATTTGCAGCAGCACCAGCGCGACCTCCACCCAGATGAGGCGTGCACACACCACGAGTTTGAAAGTGGCACCCTGAGGCCCCAGAACTTTACAGATCCCAGCAAGGCACGTGCGGAGCACATGCAGGGTTTGCCGGAAGATCCTTTGGAAACATCTAAGGAAGAAGAGGAGTTGAACGATTCTTCCGAAGAGCTTTACACGACCATAAAAATAATGGCTTCTGGAATAAAGACAAAAGATCCGGATGTCCGATTGGGTCTCAATCAGCATTACCCGAGCTTTAAACCGCCTCCATTTCAGTACCATCACCGCAGCCCCCTGGGCATTGGCGTGACGGCCACAAATTTCACGACACACAACATCCCGCAGACGTTTACCACCGCCATCCGCTGCACCAAGTGTGGGAAGGGTGTGGACAACATGCCCGAGCTGCACAAACACATCCTGGCGTGTGCTTCCGCTAGCGACAAGAAGAGGTACACCCCCAAGAAGAACCCCGTCCCGTTGAAGCAGACCGTGCAGCCCAAAAACGGCGTGGTGGTTTTGGACAACGCCGGGAAGAATGCCTTCAGACGCATGGGGCAGCCCAAAAGGCTGAACTTCAGCGTCGAGCTCAGCAAGATGTCCTCGAATAAGCTCAAATTAAATGcgttgaagaaaaaaaaccagcttGTCCAGAAAGCAATCCTTCAAAAAAACAAATCTGCCAAGCAGAAGGCCGACCTAAAACATGCCCCCGAGGCCGCCTCGCACATCTGCCCGTACTGCAGCCGAGAGTTCACGTACATCGGCAGCCTGAACAAGCACGCCGCCTTCAGCTGTCCCAAAAAGCCTCTttccccttccaaaaaaaaagtttcccattCATCCAAGAAAGGTGGGCATCCGTCCCCTGTGGGTAGTgacaaaagcagcagcagcagcagccaccgCCGAAGGACCGCGGATGCGGAGATTAAAATGCAGAGCGTGCAGGCGCCCCTGGGCAAGACCAGAGCCCGCAGCTCGGGCCCCACGTCGCTCCCGCCGCCTGCCTCGTCCTTCAGGTCCAAGCAGAATGTTAAGTTCGCAGCTTCGGTTAAGTCCAAAAAACCAAGCTCATCTTTAAGGAACTCAAGCCCCATCCGAATGGCCAAAGTGACTCACAGCGAGGCCAAGAAACCCAAAGCTGCAGCCAAGAACCACGCCGCCCAGCTCTCGGGCAAGACGTCTCGGAGCCTGCACGTGAGGGCACAGAAAAGCCGGGCTGTCCTACAGAGCAAGTCGGCCCTGGCTAGTAAGAAAAGAACAGACCGGTTCAATGTCAAATCTAGAGAACGGAGCGGTGGGCCGATCACCCGCAGCCTGCAGCTGGCAGCCGCTGCGGACCCCAGcgagagcaggagggaggacaGCGGGGGCAAGCAGGAGCTGAAGGACTTGAG